The segment CAGCAGGCGCGCCACCAGGTCCTGGTCGCCGGCGCTGGCGGCGGTGATCAGGTTGCGGTCGAGCGTGCCGATGGCGTCGCGGCGTGGCGGCGGCTGCATGGCCGCGCTGCGCGGCGCTCGGGCGGCGGGCTGGCTGGCCGCGCCGCCGGCGGGCCGTGCCGCCAGGGTTTGCCCGCCCTGGGCCGCCAGCAGGCCACCCCCCATCAGCAATCCCATCAGGCCCAGCAGCTCGTTGAGTGCCTGTCTGCGGGTGAGGGCGGCGGGGCGCGTCATGGCGGCAGCTCCTTGGCTCAGACGGTTTCGTGGGGGCTGGCCGGCAGGGGCGCTGCGTCGTCGCGGGCGGCGTGCGCAGCGCGCTCGGCGTCGGCGGCATCGTTGGCCTGCAGCTGGCGCCAGAGCCTGCCCAAGTAGGGATCGTCGACGCCGTTGGTGGCCAGGCCCAGCAAGGTCTGCTGCAGGTATTCGCGCGCGGGGCCGTACAGTCCGGCAGCGTGGCGCAGGCGCTCGACCACGCTGGGATCCGGCAGCCGGCCGGCGTAGGCCTCGTGCGAGCGGTTCATGACGAAGGCGAGGGCACGCTGCTCAGGCGCGCTGGCATCCCCGGTGCGGATGCGCAGCCAGCGCGGATGGTAGGCCCCGGTCAGCATCTCGCGGCGCCACAGCACGCGGAATTCCTGCTCGACCACATGGCTGGGGATGCGGAACACCATGCCGTGGCAGCAGCCGCCCCGGTCCAGGCCCAGTACCAGGCCCGGGTTGTCCCAGGTGCCCCGGTTGATGCGGGAATAGAGGTAGAAGCCGCGGTGGTAGCCGTGCACGGTGGCGCGCTGGCGCTCGGTGTGCACCACCATCGGGTTCCAGATCAGCGAACCATAGCCGAACAGCCAGACATCGCCGCCAAGCGCGGGATCTTCCGGGCGGCGCGCCAGCGTGTCGGAAAGGGACTGCTCGAGCACGGCTTCCGGCAGCAGCGAGGACGCGACCGGAGTACTGCACAGCGAGGTGCGCAGACGGTCGGATTCGAGGTCCTGTCGCGTGATGGCCATGGTGGAAGCATAAATCAAAGCGGCGCCACGGGAAGGTGGGGGAAATGACATAAGTGCCAGTTTTTCTCAGAATTGCCTGAGCAACCGGCACGGGTGTGGGCGCCTGACAACGTTTGGCGTGGCGTGCCGCCTCTGTCACTCGCCGCGGACGGGTGCTGCCGCACCTTTGTCCGCGATCAGGTGCACGTGAATTGCTGGCCGGCGCGGCTGCCATGTCCTTACAATGGTGGCCTCAATTCACAGGGGGAACCCGCGATGGCACGCACGCTTACGGTGGTGTTCGGCAGTGGCAAGGAATATGACTTCACGATCGGCACGGACGAGCTGGCCGCGGTCACCGAGGACGCCGCGTGGCGCTGGTTCGACCGGGAATACAGCGAGCTGGGCTGTCAGGCGTCGAGCCCGGTCGGCAAGGTGCTGGTGATCGACAAGATCCTGAATGTCGCCAAGTTTTCCGGAGAGGCGCGCTTCTCCGGCGATCCTGCCTGGGCGCAGGACTATGCCCGCCATGCGGCGCGGCTGCTGGACCGGGACAAGGTCCGCGTCGATGTCGGCAACGCCGCGATCGGGTTCTGAGGCGCGGGCGCGCCAGCAAGACGGGTAGTTGCCGCGGTTGTCGCCCCTGCCTGTGCAGGCGCGACAACCTTGCTGCCGGCTTAGACCGCCAGCAGTTCCACTTCAAACAGCAGGGTAGCGTTCGGCGGGATCACGCCGCCGGCGCCGCGGGCACCGTAGCCGAGGTCGGCCGGGATCACCAGCCGGCGCACGCCGCCCACCTTCATGCCCTGCACGCCTTCGTCCCAGCCGCGGATCACATGGCCGGCACCCAGCGGGAACACGAACGGGTCGTTGCGGTCCTTGCTCGAATCGAACTTGCGGCCAGCCTGGCCGTTCTCGTACAGCCAGCCGGTGTAGTGCACGGTGACGTGCTTGCCGGCGGTGGCTTCGGCGCCGGCGCCGACGGTGGTGTCTTCGTATTGCAGGCCAGAGGGCGTGGTTTGCATGGCGTATTTCCTTCCGATGGGAACAGACGTGGTGAGAGGAGAACGCAGCGCGGCTGCGTTCAGGCTTGGGCGCGCTGGAGCACATCCAGCGTCAGTTGCACATTGCGGTCGTCGTCGGCCACCCAGATGTCGCCGTCCTGGATCGTCACCGACAGGCGCATGGCGCGCTGCGCCAGCGCAGCCAGGGCTTCGACCGCTTCCGCCGGGACATTGTAGACGGTGACGTTGCGCAGCTTGCCGGCCTTGCCCGCCATGCCCTTCCACCATTCGCGCGCGCTGGCGGCGTTGTAGGTATAGACGGTCACGCGCTCGGCGCGCGCCGCGGCGCGCTTCAGGCGCGCTTCGTCGGGCTGGCCCAGTTCGACCCAGTGGGCGATGTCGCCGGTCAGGCGCTTGTCCCACAGGTCGGGTTCGTCGGGTTCGTCCAGGCCGCGCGTGAAGGCCAGCGTTTCGGTGGCTTCGCAGGCAAAGGCCAGCAGGCGCACCATCATGCGCGCGTCATTCTCGGACGGGTGCTGGGCGATGGTCAGGCTGTGGCTGCCGTAGTAGGGCCGGTCCATGTCGGAGACCGACAGGTCAGCTTTGAAGATGGTGGATTTGAGCGCCATGAGGTGAAGTGAGCGGCAGGCGCCCCGGCTGGGGTGCGGGAGACGCAAAAGGCCGCATCATACGCCATTTGCCGGACACCGCCTGCGGGCCCGGCATACTCGCGCAGTGGCTCAGCGCTTGCGGTATTCCTTGAGGTAGAAGCGCAGCAGCGCCGACAGCAGCAGCGTGCTCAGGAAGCCGGCGGCAACGATCAGCGCCTGCCCGGCGGTGGAGTCGATCTGGCCGGCCACCCCGAGGCGGAACAGCCAGGTGCCGACCATCATCGCCAGGAACGGCATCAGCAGCGCGCCGCGGCCGTAGGTTTGCACTGCCCACAGCGGGAAGCGGCGCAGGAAGTCGCCCGGAATGCTGCAGGCCAGGCAGGCACCGGCAGCTGCCAGTGCGGCGGCCACGATGTCGCCGGAATGGATGTCGAACATGGTCTTGGTCTCGCGCGCCCCCATCAGGCACACGCAGGCGAGCGTGGCGGGAATTGGGCAAAGCGCTGATTCTACAAGAGAAATTTGCGCCGGAGGTGACGAATACGGTTACCGTGGGGTGCTGCCCGCGGGCGATGCCTCGACCGCCACTTGCAGCGTCACGGTGTCGCCTACCTCGGGCAGGAAGCGGGTCATGCCAAAGGCACTGCGCGGCACCTCGGCGCGGAAGTCACCGCCGCAGACCTGCCGGCTCACGCCGAACAGGGTGACCTCGCCGCAGCGGAAACGTTCGGCCTGCAGGCGCAGCGGCTGCGTGACGCCGTGCAGCGTCAGCTCGCCTTCCACCGCCGCCAGCCGGCCGCCTTCCATCAGGAAGCGGTCCGCGCGCAGCCGCGCCACCGGGTGCTGGGCAGTATCGAAGAATTGTGCCGAGCGCAGCACGCCGTCCAGGGTGCGGTTGCCGGTATCGACCGAGGCCAGGTCCACGGTCACGTCGAGTGCGCCGGCGCCGCTGTCCGCGTCATAGACCAGGCGCCCGTCGATCTTGCCAAAGCGCCCGCGCACCGAACTGCGCTCGAAATGGCTGGCGGAAAAATAGACGGTGGTGTGCGCCGGATCGATGGTGTACTCAAGCGGCGCCGCCTGCGCAGCGGTGATGCCCAGGGCGGCAGCGAGTGCCAGCGCGCGTGCGGCCATGGCTCAGTCGGCGTTCAGTGGACGAACACGGGCAGCAGGAACATGCCCACCACCGACAGGTAGCCGATGGTCCAGCACAGCGTGCGCAGCGTGGCGCGGTCGGTCACGTAGCACACGGTGTAGAGCAGGCGGGCCACGATGAAGACCACGGCCAGCTCGTCGATGCGGGCCTGCGGCGCCTGCAGGTGGCTGGCGGCCAGCACGGCGGCGGCAAAGAAGGGGAAGGCCTCGAAGTGGTTGCGGTGCGCCATGTCGGCGCGGCGCGCGCGGCCGGACTGCTGCTCCAGCCAGCCGCGCGGGTCATGGTTGTCATAGCCAGGCCCGCTGGCCTTGGCGATGGCCACCGTCGCCAGCGGCAGGATGCCGGCCAGCAGCACGCACCAGAAAGCGATCGGCATAATCCAGTCCTTTCGGTTGCAATGCCGGCGCCGCCGTCACTGGCGCCGCCGGCCCGGCCCGAGCGGTCAGGCGGCGACCACGCGGATCTCGATGCCCGCCAGGCCCACCACCTGCCCGGCGCGGATCTTGGCAGTCTTGCGCGATTCAGGCGCGCCGTCCACCGAGACTTCGCCGGTGGCGACCAGCGCCTTGCCGGCGCCGCCGCTGTCGCACACGCCCGCCAGCTTGAGCAGGTCATTGAGCGCGATGAACTCGCCCTCGAGCGGGAAGGTGATGGTTTGCACGGCTGCCTTGCCAGGTTTGGCCATCACTTGCCCCAGCTGTCTTTCAGACCGACGATGCGGTTGAAGACCGGCTTGCCCGGCTGCGAATCGGTGCGGTCGGCGACGAAGTAGCCATGGCGCTCGAACTGGAAGCGGTCTTCGGGCTGCGCCTCGCGCAGGCCCGGCTCCAGGTAGGCGGTGATCACCTGCTTGGAATCCGGGTTGAGCGCATCCAGGAAGTTCTTGCCGCCGGCATCCGGGTTGGGGTCGTTGAACAGGCGGTCGTACAGGCGCACTTCGGCCTCGTACGCGTGCGCCGCGCTGACCCAGTGGATCACGCCCTTGACCTTGACGCTGTCGGCGCCCGGCGTGCCGCTCTTGGTTTCGGGCAGGTAGCTGGCGTGCACGGCGATCACGTTGCCGTCGGCATCCTTGTCCACGCCGGTGCACTCGATCACGTAGCCGTATTTCAGCCGCACCTTGTTGCCCGGGAACAGGCGGAAGTAGCCCTTAGGCGGAGTCTCGTTGAAGTCCTCGCGCTCGATCCACAGCTCGCGCGACAGCGGAAAGACGCGCTTGCCGAGTTCCGGCTTCTTCGGGTGGACCGGTGCCGAGCATTCCTCGCTCTGGCCCTCGGGGTAGTTGTCGATGATCAGCTTGAGCGGGTCCAGCACGGCCACGCCGCGCGCGGCACGGCCGTCCAGGTCGTCGCGCACCGCGCCTTCGAGGGTGCTCATGTCGATCCAGCTGTCGGCCTTGGCCACGCCCACGCGGTCGCAGAACAGCTGGATCGATTCCGGGGTGTAGCCGCGCCGGCGCACGCCCACCAGCGTGGGCATGCGCGGATCGTCCCAGCCGTCCACGCGCTGCTCGTCGACCAGCTGCTTGAGCTTGCGCTTGCTGGTGATGGCGTAGGTCAGGTTCAGCCGCGCGAACTCATACTGGTGCGGCAGCGGGTCGCGAAACACGCCGCTATCGCGCAGGTGCTCAAGCACCCAGTCGTACAGCGGGCGGTTGTTCTCGAACTCCAGCGTGCACAGCGAATGCGTGATGTTCTCGAGCGCGTCCGAGATGCAGTGGGTGAAGTCGTACATCGGGTAGATGCACCACTTGTCGCCCGTGCGGTGGTGATGCGCATGGCGGATGCGGTAGAGCACCGGGTCGCGCATCACGATATTGGGCGCGGTCATGTCGATCTTCGCGCGCAGCACGTGCTCGCCGTCGGCGTACTTGCCGGCGCGCATGTCGCGGAACAGCTGCAGGTTCTCTTCGACGCTGCGCTCGCGGTAGGGCGAGGGCTTGCCCGGCTCGGAGAAATTGCCGCGGCTGGCGGCGATCTGCTCGGCGGTCTGGCTGTCGATGTAGGCGGCGCCGCGCTCGATCAGGGTCTCGGCAAAGGCGTAGAGCTGGTCGAAGTAGTCGCTGGCGTAGTACAGGTGCGGCTGTCTGGTGCCGTCCTTGCCCTCGCTGTCCCAGGAAAAGCCCAGCCAGTGCACCGCGTCGATGATCGAATCGACGTATTCGGTGTCTTCCTTGACCGGGTTGGTGTCGTCAAAGCGCAGGTGGCAGCGGCCGCCATAGTCGCGCGCCAGCCCGAAGTTCAGGCAGATGCTCTTGGCGTGGCCGATATGCAGGTAGCCGTTGGGCTCCGGCGGGAAGCGGGTGATGACGGTCGGCAGCGGTTCGCCGGCCTTGTCCTGGCGGCCGGCATAGGTGCTGGCGGCGAGATCCTGGTCGATGATGCTGCGCAGGAAGTTGGAGGCGGCGGGGGTGCTGTCGGTAGGCTTGTTGTCGTGGCTCATGATGGCGCCGGTTGGCCGGCCTGATGCGTCTGGGTGCTTGGGGCCGGGTCGTCAGATTGCGTGGCGGAATGCCAATAGCGGGATTTTACCGTGCCGGAGCCGCCGCACGCCGCGAGCCGCCGCGGATTTCCGCCCTTATCCCGGATTTGCGTCCGCGCGGATGCGCCTGGCTGCGACGAAAGTGATGTGTCGGAGTAGCATGGGAGCGTGCCGGCCCGTGGTGGCCGGCTTTGGTCCATCGCTGCAGGAATGCCCATGAACGCCCAACCCGATGCGGCGCCAGTGCCGCTTGAGCCCTCTGAAGTCGTTGCCGCGCTGTGGCGTGATGCCGGCCTGCCCGCCGAGGCGCTGGCGCACCTGAAGCTGGACGGCGCCGAGCCGGTGCTGCCGTCGAGCTTTGCCGTGGGCACCGCCGCCCAGGCCAGCCTTGGCGCCGCGGCGCTGGCAGCCGCCGCACTGTGGCACAGCCGCACCGGCCGCTGGCAGGACGTCAGCGTCGACATGCGCCACGCCATCACCGAATTCCGCAGCGAACGCTACCTGCGCGTCGATGGTGGCCCCGCGCCCGAACTGTGGGACAAGCTGGCCGGCATCTACCGCTGCGGCGACGGCCGCTGGGTGCGCCTGCATACCAATTTCCCGCACCACCGCGACGGCGTGGTGCGCTTGCTCGGCTGCGCCAATGACAAGGCGGCCGTGCAGGCCGCGCTGGAAAAGCGGGACGCCGAAGCCTTCGAGACCGCGGCGTCCGACGCGGGCCTGGTGGTTGCGGCATTGCGCAGCTTCGAGGAATGGGACCGCCATCCGCAGGCGGCCGCCTTGCGCGGCCTGCCGCCGGTGACGCTGGAGCGCATCGGCGACGCCCCGCCACAACCACTGCCGGCGCCCGCATCCGCGGATGCGCAGCCGCTGTCGGGCGTGCGCGTGCTCGATTTCACCCGCATCATCGCCGGCCCGGTGGCGGGCCGCACGCTGGCCGCGCATGGCGCCGACGTGCTGCTGGTCACTGCCTCGCACCTGCCGTCGATCCCGCCGCTGGTGATCGACACCGGCCGCGGCAAGCGCAGCTGCCAGCTGGACCTGCGCGATCCCGATGACAAGCGCACCCTGCACAAGCTGCTGCACGGTGCCGACGTGATGGTGCAGGGCTACCGGCCCGGCGGCCTGGCCGAGCTGGGCGTGGGGCCGGAGGCCGCGGCGCGCGCACGTCCGGGCATCGTCTATGTGTCGCTGAGCGCCTATGGCCATGTGGGGCCGTGGTCGCACAAGCGCGGCTTCGATTCGCTGGTGCAGACCGCCACCGGCTTCAATGATGCCGAAGCGCAGGCGGCCGGCAGCGACATGCCGCGCCCGTTGCCGGCGCAGGTGCTGGACCACGCCGCGGGCTACCTGCTGGCCTTCGGCGCGATGGCCGCGCTGCACCGGCGCGCGGTGGAGGGCGGCAGCTGGCATGTGCGGGTGTCGCTGGCGCAGGTGGGGCAGTGGCTGCGCGGCCTGGGGCGCGTGCCGGACGGGCTCAAGGCGCCCGAGCAGAAGATCGACGACGTTTCCGACCTGCTTGAGGCCGTGCCGTCGGGCTTCGGCATGCTGACGGTGGTGCGTCATGCGGCGCATCTGTCGGAAACGCCGGCGCGCTGGACCTTGCCGTCCGAGCCGCTCGGCACGCACGCGCCGGAGTGGCTGCCGCGCGGCTAGGTTAGTAGAGCGTGGTGCGCTGCCGCTCGGGCAGGTCACGGTCGTAGGCGGCGCCGTCGATGGCGTTGTCGCTCAGCGTGGCCAGGATCTCGCCGTTGCTGGGCAGCGACTGGCGCGCCACCTGCGCATCCGCTGCCCACAGCCGCGAGCGGATCAGCGCGCGGGCGCACTGGAAGAACACTGACTGCACCGTGACCACCAGCACCGTGGTCGGGGCCTTGCCGTCGGCCAAGCAGCGCGCGACCAGCGCCGGGTCGACGCTGATCTGCGCGGTGCCGTTGACGCGGATGGTCTCGTTGATGCCGGGGATCACGAACAGCAGCCCCACGCGCGGATCGGCAACGATATTGCGCAGGCTGTCGATGCGGTTGTTGCCGCGCCGGTCGGGCAGCAGCAGCGTGTGTTCGTCCAGCACCTGCACAAAGCCCGGCGCATCGCCGCGCGGCGAGCATTCAGCCCGGTCCTCGCCCACCGTCGACAGCAGGCAGAAGGGCGCCGCCTCGATAAAGGCGCGGTAGTGCGGGTGCAGGTAGTCGACTTCCTTGGACAGCGACGGGGCCGCCGGTTGCGCGTAGAGCGCTTCCAGTTCGGCCAGCGTGGTGATGGCGTGCGAGGTCATGGCAGGCGGGGCGTGGGTCGGCGGGAGGCGAAACCGTCAATGTAGCGCAGATGCCGTTACACGGTCACGGTACCCCGGCCGATCTCCAGCACGCGGCCGCCCACGCGGATGGTGCCTTCGGCATCGGCCTTCAGGCGCAGCCGGCAGGGGCGGCCAACGGCCTCGCCCTGGTCGATCGCATACTCGGCCGGCAGCGCGTGGCCGGTGGCCAGCAGCCAGCCGCCGAGGTTGGCGCAGGCCGAACCCGTGCCCGGGTCCTCGGCCACGCCGCCGCCTTGCTTGGTGAAGAAGTAGCGCGACAGCACGCGGCCGGGCTGCTCCGGGTCGAAAGCAAAGACGTAGACGGTCTTGCGGCCCAGGCTGCTCTGCGGCCAGATCTGCAGGCGCGCGCTGTCGGGGTTGGCGCGGCGCACGGCATCGGTGCCGCGCACTGCCACCAGCAGCTGGTCGGCGCCCGTGTCGACCCACATCGGCGACACCAGCAGGTCGTGTTCCCGCAGGCCGAGCAGGCTGGCGATGTCGGCATCGGACAGGCCCGCCGGCGCGGTCTTCGGCTTGCCGCTGTGGGGGGCGGTGAAGGTCCAGACATCGCCCTGCGCGGTCACCGGCACCACGCCCGCCGCGAACTCCAGCGTCAGCGCGTCGCCGGTTCCGGCCAGGTCGCGCACAGCGTGCGCGGTGCCCAGCGTCGGATGGCCGGCGAAGCGCATTTCATAGCCCGGCGTGAAGATGCGCACCCGCGCGCTGGCACGTTCCGACGGCAGGATAAAGGTGGTTTCCGACAGGTTGAACTGCAGCGCCAGTGCCTGCATGGTGGCCTCGTCCATACCGCGCGCATCCTCGAACACGCATAGCGGATTGCCACCGAAGGTGGCTTCGGCAAAGACGTTGAGCAGGCGGAAGGCGTAGGTGGTCATGGCGCGGGGGGCTCCGGAGGCTGGTTGATCACCAGTGTACGGAGCGGGGGCGGACACGCCATGCACAGTTGGGCCGATCGCCGGCGGGCCAGTTGCGGACAGTTGTGCCGTGCCATGAAAAACGCCCGGGCGGACCCGGGCGTATCGCTGGCGAGGGCACTGAGTCAGCCGGCTCAGAACCCCACTGCCTGGCCATCGCGCCGGCTGTCGCTGGCCGCGACATAGCCGTGCTCGGCGTCCTCCGACAGGCGCCAGATGAACTGGCCCGAGCCGAAGTCCATGTACGGATCGTCCACCGACTTGAGCTGGTGGCCGCGCGCCTTCAGGCCCGCGACCGTGGCCGGGTCCATGGTGCTTTCCACATCCAGCGTGAAGTCGCGGTTGACCTTCCAGCGCGGCGCGCAGCACGCGGCCTGTGGCTGCTGGTTGTAATCCAGCATGCGCACCACGGTCTGCAGGTGGCCCTGCGGCTGCATGTCGCCGCCCATCACGCCGAAGCTCATCACCGGCTGGCCGTCCCTGGTCAGGAAGGCCGGGATGATTGTGTGGAACGGACGCTTGCCGCCCGCGACCACGTTGGCCGACTTCGGGTCCATCGAGAAGC is part of the Cupriavidus necator genome and harbors:
- a CDS encoding gamma-glutamylcyclotransferase; this encodes MAITRQDLESDRLRTSLCSTPVASSLLPEAVLEQSLSDTLARRPEDPALGGDVWLFGYGSLIWNPMVVHTERQRATVHGYHRGFYLYSRINRGTWDNPGLVLGLDRGGCCHGMVFRIPSHVVEQEFRVLWRREMLTGAYHPRWLRIRTGDASAPEQRALAFVMNRSHEAYAGRLPDPSVVERLRHAAGLYGPAREYLQQTLLGLATNGVDDPYLGRLWRQLQANDAADAERAAHAARDDAAPLPASPHETV
- a CDS encoding FKBP-type peptidyl-prolyl cis-trans isomerase, which produces MQTTPSGLQYEDTTVGAGAEATAGKHVTVHYTGWLYENGQAGRKFDSSKDRNDPFVFPLGAGHVIRGWDEGVQGMKVGGVRRLVIPADLGYGARGAGGVIPPNATLLFEVELLAV
- a CDS encoding YaeQ family protein, with the translated sequence MALKSTIFKADLSVSDMDRPYYGSHSLTIAQHPSENDARMMVRLLAFACEATETLAFTRGLDEPDEPDLWDKRLTGDIAHWVELGQPDEARLKRAAARAERVTVYTYNAASAREWWKGMAGKAGKLRNVTVYNVPAEAVEALAALAQRAMRLSVTIQDGDIWVADDDRNVQLTLDVLQRAQA
- a CDS encoding YceI family protein, producing MAARALALAAALGITAAQAAPLEYTIDPAHTTVYFSASHFERSSVRGRFGKIDGRLVYDADSGAGALDVTVDLASVDTGNRTLDGVLRSAQFFDTAQHPVARLRADRFLMEGGRLAAVEGELTLHGVTQPLRLQAERFRCGEVTLFGVSRQVCGGDFRAEVPRSAFGMTRFLPEVGDTVTLQVAVEASPAGSTPR
- a CDS encoding MAPEG family protein; translated protein: MPIAFWCVLLAGILPLATVAIAKASGPGYDNHDPRGWLEQQSGRARRADMAHRNHFEAFPFFAAAVLAASHLQAPQARIDELAVVFIVARLLYTVCYVTDRATLRTLCWTIGYLSVVGMFLLPVFVH
- a CDS encoding RNA-binding S4 domain-containing protein, with the translated sequence MAKPGKAAVQTITFPLEGEFIALNDLLKLAGVCDSGGAGKALVATGEVSVDGAPESRKTAKIRAGQVVGLAGIEIRVVAA
- a CDS encoding glutamine--tRNA ligase/YqeY domain fusion protein; translated protein: MSHDNKPTDSTPAASNFLRSIIDQDLAASTYAGRQDKAGEPLPTVITRFPPEPNGYLHIGHAKSICLNFGLARDYGGRCHLRFDDTNPVKEDTEYVDSIIDAVHWLGFSWDSEGKDGTRQPHLYYASDYFDQLYAFAETLIERGAAYIDSQTAEQIAASRGNFSEPGKPSPYRERSVEENLQLFRDMRAGKYADGEHVLRAKIDMTAPNIVMRDPVLYRIRHAHHHRTGDKWCIYPMYDFTHCISDALENITHSLCTLEFENNRPLYDWVLEHLRDSGVFRDPLPHQYEFARLNLTYAITSKRKLKQLVDEQRVDGWDDPRMPTLVGVRRRGYTPESIQLFCDRVGVAKADSWIDMSTLEGAVRDDLDGRAARGVAVLDPLKLIIDNYPEGQSEECSAPVHPKKPELGKRVFPLSRELWIEREDFNETPPKGYFRLFPGNKVRLKYGYVIECTGVDKDADGNVIAVHASYLPETKSGTPGADSVKVKGVIHWVSAAHAYEAEVRLYDRLFNDPNPDAGGKNFLDALNPDSKQVITAYLEPGLREAQPEDRFQFERHGYFVADRTDSQPGKPVFNRIVGLKDSWGK
- a CDS encoding CoA transferase, with product MNAQPDAAPVPLEPSEVVAALWRDAGLPAEALAHLKLDGAEPVLPSSFAVGTAAQASLGAAALAAAALWHSRTGRWQDVSVDMRHAITEFRSERYLRVDGGPAPELWDKLAGIYRCGDGRWVRLHTNFPHHRDGVVRLLGCANDKAAVQAALEKRDAEAFETAASDAGLVVAALRSFEEWDRHPQAAALRGLPPVTLERIGDAPPQPLPAPASADAQPLSGVRVLDFTRIIAGPVAGRTLAAHGADVLLVTASHLPSIPPLVIDTGRGKRSCQLDLRDPDDKRTLHKLLHGADVMVQGYRPGGLAELGVGPEAAARARPGIVYVSLSAYGHVGPWSHKRGFDSLVQTATGFNDAEAQAAGSDMPRPLPAQVLDHAAGYLLAFGAMAALHRRAVEGGSWHVRVSLAQVGQWLRGLGRVPDGLKAPEQKIDDVSDLLEAVPSGFGMLTVVRHAAHLSETPARWTLPSEPLGTHAPEWLPRG
- a CDS encoding pyridoxamine 5'-phosphate oxidase family protein; translation: MTSHAITTLAELEALYAQPAAPSLSKEVDYLHPHYRAFIEAAPFCLLSTVGEDRAECSPRGDAPGFVQVLDEHTLLLPDRRGNNRIDSLRNIVADPRVGLLFVIPGINETIRVNGTAQISVDPALVARCLADGKAPTTVLVVTVQSVFFQCARALIRSRLWAADAQVARQSLPSNGEILATLSDNAIDGAAYDRDLPERQRTTLY
- a CDS encoding PhzF family phenazine biosynthesis protein codes for the protein MTTYAFRLLNVFAEATFGGNPLCVFEDARGMDEATMQALALQFNLSETTFILPSERASARVRIFTPGYEMRFAGHPTLGTAHAVRDLAGTGDALTLEFAAGVVPVTAQGDVWTFTAPHSGKPKTAPAGLSDADIASLLGLREHDLLVSPMWVDTGADQLLVAVRGTDAVRRANPDSARLQIWPQSSLGRKTVYVFAFDPEQPGRVLSRYFFTKQGGGVAEDPGTGSACANLGGWLLATGHALPAEYAIDQGEAVGRPCRLRLKADAEGTIRVGGRVLEIGRGTVTV